A single window of Rhizobium indicum DNA harbors:
- a CDS encoding DUF2934 domain-containing protein: protein MSHNKDAWVSQRAYSLWESEGRPDGRGESHWAQALREFEQLELTKASPDGNDLIEKLKAAGRLMRIYDQAAPAVENDRQIKAAR, encoded by the coding sequence ATGAGTCATAATAAAGACGCCTGGGTCAGCCAGCGCGCTTATTCGTTGTGGGAATCGGAAGGCAGGCCGGATGGGCGCGGGGAAAGCCACTGGGCGCAGGCGTTGAGGGAGTTCGAGCAGCTTGAGCTGACGAAGGCTTCGCCTGATGGAAACGATCTCATCGAGAAGCTGAAAGCAGCCGGGCGGCTGATGCGGATCTATGATCAGGCGGCGCCCGCCGTCGAGAACGACCGGCAGATCAAAGCGGCTCGCTAG
- a CDS encoding DUF1993 domain-containing protein — protein MSISMYRLTVPMFQRGLASLKTYLDKAEAYAKEKNIDPAILVAARLAPDMLPLSGQYQRASDSAKFALARLTATDAPKFEDNEKTFDDLRERLAKTDAYLAGFSAEALEDTQTRQITLPGKSGIVLPGDEYIATFALPNFYFHVATAHAILRNQGAPIGKRDYLG, from the coding sequence ATGTCCATTTCGATGTATCGCCTCACCGTTCCGATGTTCCAGCGCGGCCTCGCCAGCCTGAAAACCTACCTCGACAAGGCCGAAGCCTATGCGAAGGAAAAGAATATCGATCCTGCAATATTGGTCGCCGCTCGCCTGGCGCCCGACATGCTGCCGCTCTCCGGCCAGTATCAACGCGCCAGCGACAGCGCCAAATTTGCGCTCGCCCGCCTGACGGCGACCGACGCCCCGAAGTTCGAGGACAACGAAAAGACGTTCGACGACCTGCGCGAGCGCCTGGCAAAGACCGACGCCTATCTCGCCGGCTTCTCGGCGGAAGCATTGGAAGACACGCAAACCCGCCAGATCACCCTGCCGGGAAAGAGTGGTATCGTGCTGCCGGGTGACGAATATATCGCCACCTTCGCCCTGCCGAATTTCTATTTCCATGTCGCGACGGCCCACGCCATCCTGCGCAACCAGGGTGCGCCGATCGGTAAGCGCGATTATCTCGGCTGA
- a CDS encoding ArnT family glycosyltransferase, with protein MNDDPKLNRAEGQQCQQQTSDWDMAAPNYPSLNTVILLGILCIAIVFRFHKITLPLVDSFSWREISTAMMADNFQQRSWNIFFPEVSWTGPGPSYQGREFQIVSYLTALLYQLFGWHDWFGRAVAASFGLVTVFSLHRLTALCWNEMHAHAAALAYALMPAAIMIDSSFLPDPAMLALVTLGVWLFAKYWAGGSGWLLPLATVSFSLGVLSKPPGIAAGAVIFYLMVCWILESKGKHATWVFLSGLLSLAIIGAYFSWAIYLGRSYPPFHIAGTGGYIWDFGFWTYYRNSFYFKSVWNTSVLWFYGYPFMVLLAVGLWLPPSPAEDPKQRTLSAIPYVWLAAALIIYLAAAGEITSNVWNLHIFHVPVAMFCGHGALLLATLASRTILTPSVVLRSICIVALTLAWSTVPLVRTMKKPIAMNGKLLGEELARLAQPGDLVVAIAPEVGDPVAVYYSRARGWVFPPGGGDAEWSKFVADDATAIAQLEELRAQGADLFGVAKNAADKDGRLFIEHHDGVIDHLDRTATKLVDLNNLLIYRITRP; from the coding sequence ATGAACGACGACCCGAAATTGAATCGGGCCGAAGGTCAGCAATGTCAGCAACAGACGAGCGACTGGGACATGGCTGCTCCCAACTACCCTAGCCTCAACACGGTGATCTTGCTGGGGATCCTGTGTATTGCCATCGTCTTCAGGTTCCATAAGATCACCTTGCCGCTGGTCGACAGCTTCAGCTGGCGCGAGATAAGCACCGCAATGATGGCCGACAATTTCCAGCAGCGCAGCTGGAACATCTTTTTTCCAGAGGTCAGCTGGACCGGACCCGGGCCAAGCTATCAGGGCCGCGAGTTTCAGATCGTCAGCTATCTGACCGCCTTGCTCTACCAACTCTTCGGCTGGCACGACTGGTTCGGCCGCGCGGTTGCTGCCTCCTTCGGTCTGGTGACAGTATTTTCGCTCCACAGGCTAACGGCGCTATGCTGGAATGAGATGCACGCCCACGCGGCGGCACTGGCCTACGCGCTGATGCCGGCGGCGATCATGATCGACAGTTCGTTTCTTCCCGATCCCGCTATGCTGGCCTTGGTCACTCTTGGCGTCTGGCTGTTCGCCAAATACTGGGCCGGCGGCAGCGGCTGGCTCTTGCCGCTCGCCACGGTCAGCTTCTCGCTCGGCGTGCTGTCAAAGCCACCCGGCATCGCGGCCGGCGCTGTCATCTTCTATCTGATGGTCTGTTGGATTCTGGAAAGTAAAGGAAAGCACGCGACATGGGTTTTCCTGTCGGGGCTTTTGAGCCTGGCCATCATCGGCGCTTATTTCAGCTGGGCGATTTATCTCGGCCGCAGCTATCCGCCGTTTCATATCGCCGGCACCGGCGGCTATATCTGGGATTTCGGCTTCTGGACATACTACAGGAACAGCTTCTACTTCAAATCCGTATGGAACACCTCGGTTTTGTGGTTCTACGGCTATCCGTTCATGGTGCTGCTCGCGGTCGGCTTGTGGCTACCGCCCAGCCCCGCCGAAGACCCGAAGCAACGCACCCTTTCGGCCATTCCCTATGTGTGGCTGGCTGCGGCTCTGATCATCTATCTGGCGGCGGCGGGCGAGATCACCAGCAATGTGTGGAATCTCCACATCTTCCATGTGCCGGTTGCTATGTTCTGCGGCCACGGCGCGCTTCTTCTGGCAACGCTTGCATCGAGAACCATTCTAACGCCGTCGGTTGTGCTTCGCTCGATCTGCATCGTGGCCCTCACGCTTGCCTGGTCGACCGTTCCCCTCGTCAGGACGATGAAGAAGCCAATCGCCATGAACGGCAAACTGCTTGGCGAGGAACTGGCGCGGTTGGCGCAACCAGGCGACCTTGTCGTCGCCATCGCGCCCGAGGTCGGCGATCCCGTCGCAGTCTACTACAGCAGGGCGCGCGGCTGGGTGTTCCCGCCTGGCGGAGGCGATGCCGAATGGTCGAAATTCGTTGCGGATGACGCCACCGCGATCGCGCAGCTCGAGGAACTGCGCGCGCAGGGCGCGGATCTGTTCGGCGTGGCCAAGAACGCCGCCGACAAGGACGGCCGGCTGTTCATCGAGCATCATGATGGGGTTATCGACCATCTGGACAGGACTGCAACCAAGCTTGTAGATTTGAATAATTTGCTGATCTATAGGATCACCCGTCCATGA
- a CDS encoding GNAT family N-acetyltransferase, translated as MQDRFSFFPATADRLADIEAVFDDCADGRNCRCAYWYLPNADYKAGWGEGNRNWFRSLLAKRPPGILGYHQNEPAGWCGVAPRAVFDRLRRSKPFAPVDDKPVWSINCFIVRKPFRRQGLSRLLLKHAVEFAKANGAECLEAYPVDQLHASRAAELYPGTLSTFLDAGFAEVARRLPARPIVRLECR; from the coding sequence ATGCAAGATCGCTTCTCTTTCTTCCCCGCCACCGCCGACCGCCTGGCCGATATAGAAGCGGTTTTCGACGATTGCGCCGACGGCCGGAATTGTCGCTGCGCCTACTGGTATCTTCCGAATGCCGACTACAAGGCAGGATGGGGCGAGGGAAATCGCAACTGGTTCCGAAGTCTACTCGCCAAACGCCCGCCCGGAATTCTCGGCTATCACCAGAATGAGCCGGCCGGATGGTGCGGTGTCGCGCCGCGCGCCGTATTCGATCGGCTACGCCGCTCAAAACCCTTTGCGCCGGTCGATGACAAGCCGGTCTGGTCGATCAATTGCTTCATCGTCCGCAAGCCGTTCCGGCGGCAGGGATTATCGCGATTATTGCTGAAACATGCCGTCGAATTTGCGAAGGCAAACGGGGCCGAATGCCTTGAGGCCTATCCCGTCGACCAGCTCCACGCTTCGAGAGCGGCCGAGCTCTATCCGGGGACACTCTCCACCTTCCTTGATGCCGGTTTCGCCGAAGTGGCAAGACGCCTGCCGGCAAGACCGATCGTCCGTCTGGAATGCCGCTGA
- a CDS encoding DsbA family protein, whose protein sequence is MTTTSWHADPLTWGTGPRIFEAFLEPTCPYSVRAFNKFDELLSQAGEDKITVKIRLQSQPWHMYSGVLVRCIIAASTLEGGKETAKKVMAAIAAHREEFEFERHAGGPNMNVTPNQIIERLEGYSGTKLKEAFVIPDLDREIKWHCKYARQNGIHVSPTFMIDGLVQPDMSSGDEVGAWVKKARGN, encoded by the coding sequence ATGACGACCACTTCCTGGCACGCCGATCCGCTCACCTGGGGAACCGGGCCCCGCATCTTCGAAGCTTTCCTGGAGCCGACTTGCCCCTATTCGGTCAGAGCGTTTAACAAGTTCGACGAACTGCTGAGCCAGGCCGGCGAAGACAAGATCACCGTGAAGATCCGCCTGCAGTCGCAACCCTGGCACATGTATTCGGGCGTCCTCGTCCGCTGCATCATCGCAGCTTCGACTCTGGAAGGCGGCAAGGAAACTGCAAAGAAGGTGATGGCTGCCATCGCCGCACATCGCGAGGAGTTCGAGTTTGAACGCCATGCCGGCGGCCCGAATATGAACGTCACGCCGAACCAGATCATCGAGCGCCTGGAAGGCTACAGCGGCACCAAGCTGAAAGAAGCCTTCGTAATCCCGGATCTCGACCGGGAGATCAAGTGGCACTGCAAATATGCCAGGCAGAACGGCATCCATGTCTCGCCGACTTTCATGATCGACGGACTGGTGCAGCCCGACATGAGCAGCGGCGATGAGGTTGGCGCCTGGGTGAAGAAGGCGCGGGGCAATTGA
- a CDS encoding DUF6880 family protein produces MAAKTTLNAKNLESLGAQRLAELLIEVSMGSAAHKRRLRMELAGNHGGAEVAREVRKRLTSIARARTVINWRKVKALKSDLETQRKTIAETVAADDPQEAFELIWQFLALANPIFERSSDSSGSLIQSFHQACEDAAAIAASAKIGANVLADKVFKAVQDDGYGQYDNLIAAMAPALGKDGLDCLKTLFVQWSKEPKDKPTEDKREIIGWGSGGPLYEDEIYGTQRDLTVRIALQEIADAQGDVDAYIAQQSEKTRKMPMIAADIANRLVSAGRAKEALEALNEVDTKGQADMPFEWQLARVETLEALGRTEEAQTYRWTCFEQSLHGEHLKAFLKRLPDFDDLEAEEKAFAYAQAFPDVHQALTFFLNWTAPAEAAKLVMRRKAELNGDLYELMPAAAEALAEKHPLAATIVLRSMIDFTLDSGRSSRHKHAARHLADCASLAPHIDDFGNTRPHDVYVAELKRRHGKKHGFWSLVT; encoded by the coding sequence ATGGCAGCCAAGACAACACTTAATGCGAAGAATCTCGAATCCCTTGGTGCGCAGCGCCTTGCCGAGCTGCTGATCGAGGTCAGCATGGGCAGTGCAGCCCACAAGCGACGGCTTCGAATGGAGCTTGCCGGCAATCACGGCGGCGCCGAGGTGGCGCGTGAGGTGCGAAAGCGGCTTACGAGCATTGCCCGCGCTCGTACCGTCATCAACTGGCGCAAAGTGAAAGCGCTGAAGAGCGATCTCGAAACCCAGCGCAAGACGATCGCAGAGACGGTTGCCGCCGATGATCCCCAGGAGGCGTTCGAACTGATATGGCAGTTCCTCGCCCTGGCGAATCCGATCTTTGAAAGATCCAGCGACAGCAGCGGTTCTCTCATCCAAAGTTTTCATCAGGCTTGCGAGGATGCTGCCGCAATCGCCGCGTCCGCCAAGATCGGCGCCAATGTCCTGGCCGACAAGGTGTTCAAAGCCGTGCAAGACGATGGCTACGGCCAGTACGACAACCTGATTGCGGCGATGGCGCCAGCTCTCGGCAAGGATGGTCTCGATTGCCTGAAAACCCTCTTCGTCCAATGGTCCAAGGAGCCGAAAGACAAGCCGACGGAAGACAAGCGCGAGATCATCGGCTGGGGCAGCGGAGGCCCCCTTTACGAAGATGAGATTTACGGCACTCAGCGAGATCTGACGGTGCGCATAGCCTTGCAGGAAATTGCCGACGCCCAGGGCGATGTTGATGCCTACATCGCGCAGCAATCCGAGAAAACGCGCAAGATGCCGATGATTGCGGCCGACATCGCCAATCGTCTGGTCTCGGCCGGCCGGGCGAAGGAAGCACTTGAGGCGCTGAATGAGGTCGATACGAAAGGCCAGGCCGACATGCCATTCGAATGGCAGCTCGCGCGCGTCGAGACGCTCGAGGCCCTGGGGCGCACCGAGGAGGCCCAAACCTACAGATGGACTTGTTTCGAGCAGTCGCTGCATGGCGAGCACCTGAAGGCTTTCCTCAAGCGACTGCCGGACTTCGACGATCTGGAGGCGGAGGAGAAGGCATTCGCTTATGCCCAGGCTTTCCCGGACGTCCACCAAGCACTTACATTTTTCCTGAATTGGACGGCACCTGCCGAGGCAGCGAAACTCGTGATGAGGCGGAAGGCGGAACTGAACGGCGATCTCTATGAGCTGATGCCGGCGGCGGCCGAAGCTCTGGCAGAGAAACATCCGCTTGCGGCAACCATCGTCTTGCGCTCCATGATCGATTTCACGCTCGATAGCGGCCGGTCCAGCCGCCATAAGCATGCGGCGAGGCATCTCGCGGACTGCGCGTCGCTTGCGCCTCATATCGATGACTTCGGCAACACCAGACCCCATGACGTCTATGTCGCAGAACTTAAGCGTCGACACGGCAAGAAGCATGGCTTCTGGAGCCTGGTGACCTAA
- a CDS encoding alkaline phosphatase family protein, with protein MQNPTSIEPTSIEKARRPNILLITADQWRGDCLSAVGHACVKTPGVDALAREGTLFRRHYAGAAPCSPARATLYTGLYQMNHRVCRNGSPLDARFDNLALAARRAGYDPTLFGYTDTAPDPRGMDAGDPHLTTYEGVLPGFTARQLLPEHEKQWLSWLRSRGHADAVSRDIHIPVGARPGDISDASPAYSRDETQTAFLSGEFIRWMGEQDRPWFAHVSFLRPHPPFSVPEPFNRMFTPGEGPAFARAANCEAEQDSHPYLAYAMPRSEKGHFIHGAAGPLSGWNAEDFGAIRAIYYGMISEVDAQLGRIWQALKDAGVWDDTLIVFTSDHAEMAGDHWTLGKGGFFDGSYHIPLVIRDPASSAAGGVVDKFTSAADIFPTLCQRLGIDAKNGLDGRSLMPFVRGGSGQGWRDAAFWEFDFRDIAHGEAEQHFRLRSNECNLAVIRDARFKYVHFTALPPLLFNLRDDPMELDNVAADPAYAAIRLDYAEKLLSLRARHLDQTLAYTELTERGLVTHRP; from the coding sequence ATGCAAAATCCAACCAGCATTGAGCCAACTAGCATCGAGAAGGCGCGCCGACCGAACATCCTCCTGATCACCGCGGATCAGTGGCGCGGTGATTGCCTGTCGGCCGTCGGCCATGCCTGCGTAAAGACGCCGGGTGTCGATGCGCTGGCGCGCGAAGGTACGCTCTTCCGGCGGCACTATGCCGGGGCGGCACCCTGCTCGCCGGCGCGGGCCACGCTCTATACCGGCCTTTACCAGATGAACCACCGCGTCTGCCGTAACGGTTCGCCGCTCGATGCCCGCTTCGACAATCTGGCGCTGGCCGCCCGGCGGGCGGGATACGACCCGACGCTGTTCGGCTATACGGATACGGCGCCCGATCCGCGCGGGATGGATGCCGGCGATCCGCATCTGACGACCTACGAAGGCGTGCTGCCGGGCTTTACGGCTCGCCAGCTTCTGCCGGAGCATGAGAAACAATGGCTCTCCTGGCTCAGGTCCCGTGGCCATGCGGATGCCGTCAGCCGCGATATCCATATTCCCGTCGGTGCCAGACCCGGAGACATTTCCGATGCGTCACCTGCCTATTCGCGCGACGAGACCCAGACGGCGTTCCTGAGCGGTGAATTCATCCGCTGGATGGGCGAACAGGACAGGCCGTGGTTTGCGCATGTCTCTTTCTTACGTCCGCATCCGCCATTCTCCGTTCCGGAGCCGTTCAACCGGATGTTCACGCCGGGCGAGGGACCGGCTTTTGCACGCGCGGCAAACTGCGAAGCCGAACAGGACAGTCATCCCTATCTCGCCTATGCCATGCCGCGTTCCGAAAAAGGCCACTTTATCCACGGTGCAGCGGGGCCGCTCAGCGGCTGGAACGCCGAAGATTTCGGCGCGATCCGGGCGATCTATTACGGCATGATATCAGAGGTCGATGCGCAGCTCGGCCGTATCTGGCAGGCTCTCAAGGATGCGGGCGTCTGGGACGACACGCTTATTGTCTTCACCTCTGACCACGCCGAGATGGCAGGCGATCACTGGACGCTCGGCAAGGGCGGCTTTTTCGATGGCAGCTATCATATTCCGCTTGTCATTCGCGATCCCGCAAGCAGTGCTGCGGGTGGGGTCGTCGACAAATTCACCAGCGCTGCGGATATTTTTCCGACACTTTGCCAAAGGCTCGGCATCGACGCGAAGAACGGGCTCGATGGCAGGTCGCTCATGCCGTTTGTCAGGGGTGGGAGCGGACAGGGTTGGCGGGATGCGGCATTCTGGGAATTCGATTTCCGCGACATTGCGCATGGCGAGGCCGAGCAGCATTTCCGGCTGCGGTCCAACGAATGCAACCTCGCGGTAATCCGCGACGCGCGGTTCAAATACGTGCATTTTACCGCATTGCCGCCGCTGCTCTTCAATCTTCGCGACGATCCGATGGAGCTCGACAATGTCGCGGCGGATCCGGCCTATGCGGCGATACGGCTCGACTATGCCGAAAAGCTGCTGTCGCTCCGAGCGCGCCATCTCGATCAGACGCTCGCCTATACCGAGCTGACGGAAAGAGGGCTGGTGACGCACCGGCCCTGA
- a CDS encoding ThuA domain-containing protein: protein MRKALVVWGGWQGHEPEQCAHIVADLLREDDFTVEVTGDLGVFGSPTLAKADLLVPIITGEKLEKEHATALVEAVRGGLGLAGHHGALATSFKESAPFRYVSGVTWVAHPGNIIDFRVAITRQDDPVMEGIPDFDYRSEQYYLHYDPTVEILATTTFTGAYDPAARNIVMPVVFKRHFGAGRIFYSALGHVAAEFDHPYMPLILRRGLSWAARQ from the coding sequence ATGAGGAAGGCATTGGTCGTTTGGGGCGGCTGGCAAGGCCATGAGCCGGAGCAATGCGCTCATATTGTCGCCGATCTTCTGCGCGAGGACGATTTTACAGTCGAGGTGACCGGCGATCTCGGCGTATTCGGATCTCCGACGCTGGCGAAAGCCGATCTGCTGGTGCCGATCATCACCGGTGAAAAGCTTGAGAAGGAACATGCCACCGCCCTCGTCGAAGCCGTGCGTGGCGGGCTCGGGCTTGCCGGCCATCACGGCGCGCTTGCCACGTCCTTCAAGGAAAGCGCGCCTTTCCGCTATGTCTCGGGCGTCACCTGGGTCGCCCATCCCGGCAACATCATCGACTTCCGCGTCGCCATCACCCGCCAGGACGATCCCGTCATGGAGGGCATTCCCGATTTCGACTATCGTTCGGAGCAATATTATCTCCATTACGATCCCACAGTCGAAATCCTTGCGACCACCACCTTCACCGGCGCCTACGATCCGGCGGCCCGCAATATCGTGATGCCCGTCGTCTTCAAGCGCCATTTCGGCGCCGGCCGCATCTTCTATTCCGCCCTCGGCCATGTCGCAGCCGAATTCGACCATCCCTATATGCCGCTCATCCTGCGGCGGGGCCTGAGCTGGGCCGCACGCCAGTAG
- the galE gene encoding UDP-glucose 4-epimerase GalE: protein MAGETVLVVGGAGYIGSHTCLDLANKGYTPVVFDNFSNGHREFVKWGPAEEGDIRDRARLDEVLAKHKPAAILHFAALIEVGESVKDPVSFYENNVIGTLTLLSAAQAADINAFVFSSTCATYGLPQSVPLDETHRQVPINPYGRTKYIVEQALADYDQYRSLRSVVLRYFNAAGADFEGRIGEWHQPETHAIPLAIDAALGRRQGFKVFGSDYETRDGTCVRDYIHVLDLADAHVRAVEYLLKGGDSVALNLGTGTGTTVKELLGAIEDVSNRPFPVEYIGRREGDSHTLVANNDKARDVLGWVPQYDLSQIIRSAWDWHAKSNQH, encoded by the coding sequence ATGGCAGGTGAAACGGTTCTTGTCGTCGGCGGCGCCGGCTATATCGGCTCGCATACGTGCCTCGACCTGGCGAACAAGGGCTATACGCCTGTCGTCTTCGACAATTTTTCGAACGGTCATCGCGAGTTCGTCAAATGGGGGCCGGCTGAGGAAGGCGATATTCGCGATCGCGCCCGTCTGGATGAGGTGCTGGCCAAGCACAAGCCGGCGGCGATCCTGCATTTCGCGGCGCTGATCGAGGTCGGCGAATCGGTCAAGGATCCGGTTTCCTTCTACGAGAACAATGTGATCGGCACGTTGACGCTGCTTTCGGCGGCGCAGGCGGCTGATATCAACGCCTTCGTCTTCTCCTCCACCTGCGCGACCTACGGCCTGCCGCAGAGCGTGCCGCTCGACGAAACGCACCGGCAGGTGCCGATCAATCCTTACGGGCGGACGAAATATATCGTCGAGCAGGCGCTTGCCGATTACGACCAGTACAGGAGCCTGCGCTCGGTGGTGCTGCGCTATTTCAATGCAGCCGGCGCCGATTTCGAGGGCCGGATCGGCGAATGGCATCAGCCGGAAACGCATGCAATACCGCTAGCGATCGACGCGGCGCTCGGCCGCCGTCAGGGTTTCAAGGTGTTCGGCAGCGACTACGAGACGCGCGACGGCACCTGCGTGCGCGACTATATCCATGTGCTCGATCTTGCCGATGCGCATGTGCGCGCCGTCGAATATCTGCTGAAGGGCGGCGATTCCGTCGCGCTCAACCTCGGCACCGGCACCGGCACGACAGTCAAGGAATTGCTCGGCGCCATCGAGGACGTGTCGAACCGGCCTTTCCCGGTCGAATATATTGGCCGTCGCGAAGGCGATTCGCATACGCTGGTCGCCAATAACGACAAGGCGCGCGACGTGCTCGGCTGGGTGCCGCAGTATGATCTGTCTCAGATCATCCGCTCTGCCTGGGACTGGCATGCAAAATCCAACCAGCATTGA
- a CDS encoding sugar ABC transporter substrate-binding protein: MKKFILGTAMAVVMSTAAHAETVGVSMAKFDDNFLTVLRNGMTDYAKTLSGVTLQVEDAQNDVSKQQSQIQNFIASKVDAIVVNPVDTDATTAMSKLAADAGIPLVYVNREPVNVDTLPDNQAFVASNEQESGTLETKEICRILGGKGKAVVIMGELSNQAARMRTQDIHDVIKTDECKGLEIVEEQTANWDRTQGADLMTNWLSSGIEFDAVISNNDEMAIGAIQALKAAGKDMSKVVVGGVDATQDALAAMQAGDLDVTVFQDAAGQGKGSLDAALKLAKGEKIEKKVYIPFQLVTPANVKDFVSKN, encoded by the coding sequence ATGAAAAAGTTTATCCTGGGCACTGCGATGGCGGTCGTCATGTCGACGGCCGCTCACGCGGAAACTGTCGGCGTCTCGATGGCGAAATTCGACGACAATTTCCTGACGGTTCTGCGCAACGGCATGACCGATTATGCAAAGACACTGAGCGGTGTGACGCTGCAGGTCGAAGACGCACAGAACGACGTTTCCAAGCAGCAAAGCCAGATCCAGAATTTCATCGCCTCCAAGGTCGATGCAATCGTCGTCAACCCTGTCGATACCGATGCGACCACGGCAATGTCGAAGCTCGCGGCCGATGCTGGTATTCCGCTTGTCTATGTCAACCGTGAACCGGTCAACGTCGACACGCTGCCGGACAATCAGGCCTTCGTCGCTTCCAACGAGCAGGAATCCGGCACGCTGGAAACCAAAGAAATCTGCCGCATTCTCGGTGGCAAGGGCAAGGCCGTCGTCATCATGGGCGAGCTCTCCAACCAGGCTGCGCGCATGCGGACGCAGGACATCCATGACGTCATCAAGACGGATGAGTGCAAGGGCCTGGAGATCGTCGAAGAGCAGACCGCCAACTGGGACCGCACCCAGGGCGCCGACCTGATGACCAACTGGCTCTCCAGCGGTATTGAATTCGACGCTGTGATCTCCAACAACGACGAAATGGCGATCGGCGCCATCCAGGCGCTGAAGGCGGCCGGTAAGGATATGAGCAAGGTCGTCGTCGGCGGTGTCGACGCCACGCAGGACGCGCTTGCCGCCATGCAGGCGGGCGATCTCGACGTCACGGTGTTCCAGGATGCCGCCGGCCAGGGAAAGGGCTCGCTCGATGCAGCGCTCAAGCTCGCCAAGGGCGAAAAGATCGAGAAGAAGGTCTACATCCCCTTCCAGCTCGTCACGCCTGCCAACGTCAAGGACTTCGTCAGCAAGAACTGA
- a CDS encoding sugar ABC transporter ATP-binding protein, whose product MAVSPTTMAAVRASGAVPNAEYLLSAEGVRKEFPGVVALDDVQFRLKRATVHALMGENGAGKSTLMKILAGIYTPDKGDIRLKGIEIQLKSPLDALENGIAMIHQELNLMPFMTVAENIWIRREPKNRLGFIDHGVMHRMTEELFTRLNIAIDPDIEVRFLSVANRQMVEIAKAVSYNSDVLIMDEPTSALTEREVEHLFRIIRDLKAQGIGIVYITHKMNELFEIADEFSVFRDGRYIGTHASTDVTRDDIIRMMVGREITQMFPKEEVPIGEVVLSVKDLCLKGVFNNVSFEVRAGEILGVAGLVGSGRSNVAETLFGVTPASSGSIELYGKPAAISSPTEAIRNRMAFLTEDRKDTGCLLILDILENMQIAVLQDRYVRGGFVQQGAVEATCEDMAKKLRVKTPNLYERVENLSGGNQQKVLIGRWLLTNPRILILDEPTRGIDVGAKAEIHRLVTEMARDGVAVVMISSEMPEVLGMSDRIMVMHEGRVTGFLNRDEATQIKVMELAAQ is encoded by the coding sequence ATGGCCGTCAGCCCGACAACCATGGCCGCCGTGCGCGCAAGCGGCGCGGTCCCGAATGCGGAATATCTCTTGAGCGCCGAGGGTGTCCGCAAGGAATTTCCTGGAGTCGTCGCACTTGACGACGTGCAGTTCCGGCTGAAGCGCGCCACCGTGCATGCGCTGATGGGCGAAAACGGCGCCGGCAAATCGACATTGATGAAGATCCTCGCCGGCATCTACACGCCGGACAAGGGCGATATTCGCCTGAAGGGGATCGAGATCCAGCTGAAATCTCCGCTCGACGCGCTGGAGAACGGCATTGCCATGATCCATCAGGAGCTGAACCTGATGCCGTTCATGACGGTCGCAGAAAATATCTGGATTCGCCGCGAACCGAAGAACCGCCTCGGTTTCATCGATCACGGCGTGATGCACCGCATGACCGAGGAATTGTTTACTCGGCTCAATATCGCCATCGATCCCGATATCGAGGTCCGGTTCCTGTCGGTCGCCAACCGGCAGATGGTCGAGATCGCCAAGGCGGTTTCCTATAATTCCGACGTGTTGATCATGGACGAGCCGACTTCGGCGCTGACGGAGCGCGAGGTCGAGCATCTTTTCCGTATCATCCGCGACCTCAAGGCCCAGGGTATCGGCATCGTCTACATCACCCACAAGATGAACGAGCTTTTCGAGATCGCCGACGAGTTCTCCGTCTTCCGCGACGGCCGATATATCGGCACGCATGCCTCGACCGACGTCACACGCGACGACATCATCCGCATGATGGTCGGGCGCGAGATCACCCAGATGTTTCCCAAGGAAGAGGTGCCGATCGGCGAGGTCGTGCTTTCCGTCAAGGATCTTTGTCTCAAGGGCGTCTTCAATAACGTCTCCTTCGAGGTCAGGGCCGGCGAAATCCTCGGCGTGGCCGGCCTGGTCGGCTCCGGCCGGTCGAATGTCGCCGAAACGCTGTTTGGCGTGACGCCGGCAAGTTCCGGCTCGATCGAGCTCTACGGCAAGCCGGCGGCCATTTCTTCGCCGACCGAGGCCATCCGCAATCGGATGGCGTTCCTGACCGAAGACCGCAAAGATACCGGTTGCCTGCTGATTCTCGATATTCTCGAGAACATGCAGATCGCCGTTCTGCAGGACAGATACGTCAGGGGCGGCTTCGTACAGCAGGGCGCAGTCGAGGCAACCTGCGAAGACATGGCAAAAAAGCTGCGCGTCAAAACGCCCAATCTGTACGAGCGGGTGGAAAATCTTTCGGGCGGCAATCAACAGAAGGTGCTGATCGGGCGCTGGCTGCTCACCAATCCGCGCATTCTCATCCTCGACGAGCCGACGCGCGGCATCGATGTCGGCGCCAAGGCGGAAATCCACCGATTGGTCACGGAAATGGCGCGAGATGGTGTGGCGGTGGTGATGATCTCGTCCGAGATGCCCGAAGTTCTCGGGATGAGCGACCGCATCATGGTCATGCACGAGGGACGCGTGACCGGTTTCCTCAATCGCGACGAAGCAACGCAGATCAAGGTGATGGAGCTGGCTGCGCAGTGA